The Pirellulales bacterium sequence CGAGGAACTCTGCGAGAACAGCGAAGCGATGATCCAAATCGCCATGATCCAGCTCATGCTCCACCGCCTCTGCCGGCCGCCCAGCCGACAACACCGATGCTAGCAATTAAGAAACACCCTCTGAGACCTGGTGGATTCTATCGGGGCGACGCAGCTCCAGACAGTTGCTGTCGCGGCCAAACGACCTTGAAGGATAACGAATCCGTTAAACTCAACGTAGCTGTAACGCCTTGGCTCGCGAGAAGTTAGGAAATCATTCAAAAAATGCTTGACATCAGTGTTCCGGCGCGAATAATGGGATGTTTTAGTAATTAAGACCAGGACAAAAGCATTCTTACCCACCTATTGGAACCCGCGCGGCGATGCCGCAACGAGCGAGGGTGTTTTCGAAGAATTGATCTATGTAAGCGGGTTCTAGTTCACCGAATTTTTGGCCGCCGTCCGGTGGTAGCGATCGCTGTGTTGGCGTCGCCTGCCCCGCCTGCGAGCGGCCAGTTGTGAAATGTTTTATGAGAGAGGGACGGCGTTCCATGCGTAAGCATCGTAATGTGTTCGAGACCATTCTGCAGTTTGGCCACGACGAGGGCTTTGCCCCAGTCGAAACCAACGATTTTACCTCCACCGACGCTCCGGCTGGCTCGCGCGAGAAGATCGAAATGCTGGCCCAACGAATTCAGCAAGGCGTGCCGCTGTGGCATCCGGAAGATCGGCGCGATTACAGCGGATTGACTGGTGTGGTTCGTCCACGCGAGTAACAAGTGGCCTTCAATATTTCGATCTAGCGATCCTTTGGGAGAGTGTTCGCCACGCGGCGAATTTCGCGGGTTTTCGTGAACTCGCGGCAATCGGCGTGCTCCTTGCTCAGAGGCGATCCATGGCGGCAGCAACTGGTTCTTCGGCAGCCTCATGAAATTTTGAAAGGAGTCGAGTTTGTCAGAGGGCTGGCGGCATGTAACGCGTGCCAGAAAGCTGCCGCACCGTCAAGCTGCAACGAACTGCAATCTTATCGATTTAATTGCAAGAAACTCTGATGGCGATTGAAATCTACCGGCCACTGATGAACTGGACGCAGCGCTGTCGCTGACGAACATCGGTTACAAGCTCGTTCCTGCTGAGATTTTCGACAAGACACGATTTCCAAAGATCGATCTGGGTGAGCTTGTATTCTTCGATCCGAATCATCGAGTGACTCACTCATACCCATACCGCTCGAAATACGCAGCCCAGCGGCGGCGGATTTCGGCTTTAAGCTCCGGCTCTAGTTCGTGGCGGTTGATTTTGTAGTCTTTTTGCCGGCCGACGTGGGTTTCCATCGTGGGGCGCATTTGTTCGAAATCGCCCAAGCCGAGCTGCTCGTAGATCTTGCGGACTTCGCCAACGGGATCACGCACCAGATCTTCGTACTTGAGTTCGTAAAGCTGATTGGGTGAAATTCTCGATCGCTGCTTTTCAAAGCCGTGGTACATGCGTTCGAGCGCGGAAAGGACATATTCGTCGAGGTCGCGATGATGCGGATGTTGCAGGCCTTGAGCCCAATCGAGCGACACCCACAGTCGACGCGTGCTGGGAAAAATCGTCTCAGGATGGCGCGCAATATGGATGAACTTGGCGCCGGGAAAGAGCTTCGCCAGTTCTTCGATGCGGCCGGTGTGCGGCGGCGATTTCATAATCAGCCGCTTTCGTTTTTTCATCGTCAGCGACTGGACGAATCGCTTGATGTCTCGCCGCCAACGCGTGAGATCTTCGGGCTTACAGCCTTCCATGTCGAGAAATTCACTACACAGCGGCGCCTCGTTCGGATAGGCCATGCGATAGTACGGCGTTGGCGAGCCCATCGCGCACAGGGCAAACTCGTCTTCCTGCGGGCGGTGCCAACCGGTGGCCATGTTGTCCATCGGGCGTTTGCGCGGCAATAGCGGCCACAGCAACGCAGGTGCAAACCAGCCGGTAAGCAGGAAATGGTTCGGCTCGTAACACTCATAGTATGTCGGATACGCAAACCGATGATCGCAGACCATCAATTCGTGTAGATAGGTCGTGCCGCTGCGCCAATGGCCGATGATAAAAATCGGCGGCTCGGAGATCTCAGTCGCGGCAATTTTTCGGCCATAGATCAATCGCTGGAACAGGGCAGCGACGGAATTTCCTGCGGCGCAGCCTGTAATAATGAGCGCCATACAAATTCGCAGTGGATGAATGCGGAACCGCCCCATTGCCATCAGCCGCAGCCAGTCGCCCAGACACATCCCATGCCAAAACCGCGGCGAATAGAACGGGTAGGTATTGAGCTTCAGCTTCTTTTTGAGCGACGACTGCGGCTGCGGTTGACCTGCTGTGGACATGACGAGGATCAATGAGCGAACGAGATGCAAAAACACAATTTTACCGGAACTATTGCTGTCCGCGAGGCCACTCATTAAGCTCCAGAATGTGAATGAACTCGAAGCTGTGAGAACAGCAATGCTCCCAATACAATTCGCTCCTTTGGCAACCAGACTTCATCATTGACCAGTCGCTCGTGGCACCGTATCACATCGCTCGGACCGCCACACCTGCCGCGTTCGCGACGATTTCACCGCCGCAAACGACCAGATCCACTGGGTTCCCGCCAAATTCGTAACCCAGCAAGCGTTCGTCGCGATGCCGCAACAAGATCAAATCGGCCCGCATGTTTGGTTCAATGCGGCCGCGATCGGTCAGGCCGAGCAATCGAGCAGGCGTCGACGTGACTGCCGCGATGGCCTCCAAAATGCTTAAGCCCAAATGGCGCACTGCAAGAGCGATGATCATTGGCATCGAAGAGGTCGGCGCAGACCCCGGATTGCAATTCGTTGCCAATGCAAGTTTGCCTCCCGCATCGAGCAGTGCGCGGGCGTTGGCATAGTGGCCATTCAAATGAAATGCACTCGCCGGCAGCATTACGCCGTAGACGCCCGACCTTGCCAGCGCGATGAGATCTTCGTCTGGAGTGGCCTCTAGGTGATCCACACTGACTGCTCCCAGTTCGATCGCCAAACCGACGCCGCCTAAGCAATGAAACTGATCTGCGTGCAGTCGCAATGGATGGCCGAGCGATCGCGCTTTCTCGAATAATCGCCGACAATCGTTCACTGACCAAGCGCCCACTTCGCAATAGGCGTCAATCGCGATCCCAGGAAACTCGGAATGCACCGCAGGCAAGGTCTCTTCGATGACGAAGTTGACAAATTCGGCCTGGTTGCGATCGATCGCATGACCCAAGAGTGCCGTGGGAACGACCATGCCTGGAAATTGGCGTGCTGCCTCGCGGATGGCCCGCAGCATTGCCAGTTCGGACTGTGTGGTAAGTCCATATCCGGATTTGATTTCGACAGTCGTTGTTCCTTCACGCAGCATGGCCGCCAGCCGCTGCGACAAGTTTTCGGAAAGTTCGGCGACTGACGCTGCTCGCACTGCCTGCACGGTTGAAAAAATGCCTCCGCCAGCTTTCAATATTTCCAGATAGTCAGCTCCGCGCTGTTTGAGTTCGAATTCATCCAACCGATCGCCGGCCCAAAGGGCGTGCGTGTGAGCATCGACAAATGCCGGCATCAGCACGCGACCCGCGGCGTCTACAACGCGTTCGACCGGCAGATTCTTGCCAGCCGTCGTCCCCTCCGACTCCACCACCACGATTCGGTCGCCTTCCACCATCACATCGGCGCAAGGTATCGTCGGTAATGTGCCGCCGGGAACAACCCGGGCGTTGCAAATGCGCAGAGTCATACCAAGCGTGTTCTCCAACCAGAGAGAAAGCACAGAAACAGCAAGGCCGCCACTCGCGCCGTGCGACCGTCCAGGTCGTGCGGCGGACTCAGTTCCATAATATCAAAATGTCGAATCTGCGAATTCGCACCTGCCAACCTGGCAAGCGCCACCGCATGGCGCACTTCAAGCCCCAGTGGATTGATTGCGCTCACGCCGGGAGCGAACGCGGAATTCAGAGCGTCCAGGTCGATACTGCAAAAAGCGGCTTGCGTGCCCTGGTCCGTAGCAATGCTTAGCCAATTCTCGACGAGGGGATTTTGCTCGTCCAACTCTCGCCAATTGAATATTTCGTGCTCGAAAATGATTTGCCCGCCTTGCTCGATCAGCCACTCGCAGTCGCACCGGTCGTTGGCAAATGGACCGAGACCGGCCTCGATAAATCGCCGCGGATCGAGAAGACCTTGTTCGATCAATCGGCGAAATGCCATGCCGGAACCGATGGTTTGCCTCACGTCAAGATGGGCATCAAAATTGATGCCGCCGACTGCGCTGGTCGAATGTTTGGCAAGTGCCTCGATGCCAGGCAAGCTCAAGTCATGGCCGCCGCCGATGCAAATGGGCATCAATCCAATCTGATGCAATTCACCGACAACGCGTTCTACGCGAGCGTGGGTTTCGAACATCGCCGATTCGCCTCTCCCGGCAGCAGGTTCGACATCCCCAGCATCGAAGACTTGCATGTCCAACTCACGGC is a genomic window containing:
- a CDS encoding imidazolonepropionase, which produces MTLRICNARVVPGGTLPTIPCADVMVEGDRIVVVESEGTTAGKNLPVERVVDAAGRVLMPAFVDAHTHALWAGDRLDEFELKQRGADYLEILKAGGGIFSTVQAVRAASVAELSENLSQRLAAMLREGTTTVEIKSGYGLTTQSELAMLRAIREAARQFPGMVVPTALLGHAIDRNQAEFVNFVIEETLPAVHSEFPGIAIDAYCEVGAWSVNDCRRLFEKARSLGHPLRLHADQFHCLGGVGLAIELGAVSVDHLEATPDEDLIALARSGVYGVMLPASAFHLNGHYANARALLDAGGKLALATNCNPGSAPTSSMPMIIALAVRHLGLSILEAIAAVTSTPARLLGLTDRGRIEPNMRADLILLRHRDERLLGYEFGGNPVDLVVCGGEIVANAAGVAVRAM
- a CDS encoding formimidoylglutamase, which codes for MALLGLPDDNGVQLNNGRPGAADGPKAFRAALAGYGTNWDAAHRRELDMQVFDAGDVEPAAGRGESAMFETHARVERVVGELHQIGLMPICIGGGHDLSLPGIEALAKHSTSAVGGINFDAHLDVRQTIGSGMAFRRLIEQGLLDPRRFIEAGLGPFANDRCDCEWLIEQGGQIIFEHEIFNWRELDEQNPLVENWLSIATDQGTQAAFCSIDLDALNSAFAPGVSAINPLGLEVRHAVALARLAGANSQIRHFDIMELSPPHDLDGRTARVAALLFLCFLSGWRTRLV
- a CDS encoding sulfotransferase; translation: MSGLADSNSSGKIVFLHLVRSLILVMSTAGQPQPQSSLKKKLKLNTYPFYSPRFWHGMCLGDWLRLMAMGRFRIHPLRICMALIITGCAAGNSVAALFQRLIYGRKIAATEISEPPIFIIGHWRSGTTYLHELMVCDHRFAYPTYYECYEPNHFLLTGWFAPALLWPLLPRKRPMDNMATGWHRPQEDEFALCAMGSPTPYYRMAYPNEAPLCSEFLDMEGCKPEDLTRWRRDIKRFVQSLTMKKRKRLIMKSPPHTGRIEELAKLFPGAKFIHIARHPETIFPSTRRLWVSLDWAQGLQHPHHRDLDEYVLSALERMYHGFEKQRSRISPNQLYELKYEDLVRDPVGEVRKIYEQLGLGDFEQMRPTMETHVGRQKDYKINRHELEPELKAEIRRRWAAYFERYGYE